One stretch of Cellulomonas wangsupingiae DNA includes these proteins:
- a CDS encoding LacI family DNA-binding transcriptional regulator yields MVTPAHDTGKEAVSPTTGAQPVLGGPGARRPTITDVAKAAGVSIAVVSYALNGRPGVSAATRERVLRVADEFGWRPSAAARSMRSGPRAVGLVVDRALTGAVGYGAHVLEFVVALQDVLATRGLALVLQVVDDLPAAVALYGEWWAERRFDVMVVTDVRTEDPRLDALRRLRIPAVVVGAGDVGGEVANVRVEDELAAERVGRYLMELGHRHVGTVTGPASLHRTRSRTAGLERALDAGGATLVHEPTGGSPEEAAAACRRLLTGDRPPSAVVFDTDHMAVAALDVARRTGLAVPWDVSIVAMSDSPLCRLATPSITALPSVQTDLGTAVGEAVLAVLDSQPLPVRHIEVGGLAVRGSTGPRSR; encoded by the coding sequence GTGGTCACTCCTGCACATGACACCGGCAAAGAAGCTGTCTCTCCGACGACTGGGGCACAGCCCGTTCTCGGCGGCCCTGGCGCCCGCCGACCGACGATCACCGACGTCGCCAAGGCCGCGGGGGTGTCCATCGCCGTCGTGTCCTACGCGCTGAACGGGCGCCCCGGCGTCTCGGCGGCGACGCGAGAACGCGTCCTGCGCGTCGCCGACGAGTTCGGCTGGCGCCCGAGCGCCGCGGCGCGCTCGATGCGCAGCGGCCCACGCGCCGTCGGCCTCGTGGTCGACCGGGCCCTGACGGGTGCCGTCGGGTACGGCGCGCACGTCCTGGAGTTCGTCGTCGCACTGCAGGACGTGCTCGCCACGCGCGGCCTGGCGCTCGTGCTGCAGGTCGTCGACGACCTGCCGGCGGCGGTCGCGCTGTACGGCGAGTGGTGGGCCGAGCGACGGTTCGACGTCATGGTCGTGACGGACGTCCGGACCGAGGACCCGCGCCTCGACGCGCTGCGGCGCCTGCGGATCCCGGCCGTCGTGGTCGGGGCGGGGGACGTCGGCGGGGAGGTCGCGAACGTCCGGGTGGAGGACGAGCTCGCGGCGGAACGCGTGGGGCGCTACCTCATGGAGCTCGGCCACCGCCACGTGGGCACGGTGACCGGGCCGGCGTCGCTGCACCGCACGCGCTCGCGGACGGCGGGCCTCGAGCGCGCGCTGGACGCCGGCGGGGCGACGCTCGTGCACGAGCCGACGGGCGGCTCGCCGGAGGAGGCCGCCGCCGCCTGCCGACGGCTGCTGACGGGAGACCGCCCGCCGTCGGCCGTGGTGTTCGACACCGACCACATGGCGGTCGCGGCCCTCGACGTCGCCCGCCGTACCGGCCTGGCCGTGCCGTGGGACGTCTCGATCGTCGCGATGTCCGACTCGCCGCTGTGCCGGCTGGCGACGCCGTCCATCACGGCGCTCCCCTCCGTCCAGACCGACCTGGGCACGGCGGTGGGCGAGGCGGTCCTGGCGGTGCTGGACTCGCAGCCCTTGCCGGTGCGCCACATCGAGGTGGGTGGCCTGGCGGTGCGGGGCAGCACGGGGCCACGGTCGCGCTGA
- a CDS encoding cellulase family glycosylhydrolase → MSSSRVRRARTLLGSALAAGALTLPLVLSAAPAQAAPTSDWLHVEGNQIVDASGKEVWLTGVNWFGFNATERVFHGLWSANMRTLTQDIAARGLNVVRVPISAQLLLEWKAGTFTKPNVNEFANPELAGLNSLQVFEKWLDMCEEYGIKVFLDVHSAEADNSGHVYPTWWKGDITTEKVYEGWEWAATRWKADDTIIGADIKNEPHGTQGDTERAKWDGSTDKDNFKHFAETASRKILAINPDWLVFVEGIEIYPKPGVSWSSKGLTDYYGTWWGGNLRGVRDFPVDLGAHQDQLVYSPHDYGPLVYEQPWFTGDFDRASLERDVWDPNWLYLHKENIAPLLIGEWGGFMDGGKNEKWMLALRDLIVDRRLSHTFWVLNPNSGDTGGLLGYDWATWDEEKYALLKPALWQQDGKFVGLDHDVPLGGAGSSTGISLSQARGAGPGPTPSASPTPTTSPTPAASPTASPSVSPTTSPTPTSSPTAPAGACTVAYSASTWSSGLSGSVRVTNTGRALTGWKLTFTLPAGVQVTQGWGGTWTQSGTTVTVTNAAWNGALAAGGTAEIGFNATHGGTPGTPTGFALGGTSCATA, encoded by the coding sequence GTGTCCAGCTCACGTGTGCGCCGTGCGCGCACCCTGCTCGGCAGCGCACTCGCCGCCGGCGCCCTGACCCTCCCCCTCGTGCTGTCCGCCGCACCGGCGCAGGCCGCACCGACCTCCGACTGGCTGCACGTCGAGGGCAACCAGATCGTCGACGCATCCGGCAAGGAGGTCTGGCTGACGGGCGTCAACTGGTTCGGCTTCAACGCCACCGAGCGCGTCTTCCACGGCCTGTGGTCGGCGAACATGCGGACCCTGACCCAGGACATCGCCGCACGTGGGCTCAACGTCGTCCGCGTGCCGATCTCCGCCCAGCTGCTGCTGGAGTGGAAGGCCGGGACGTTCACCAAGCCGAACGTCAACGAGTTCGCCAACCCGGAGCTCGCCGGGCTCAACAGCCTGCAGGTGTTCGAGAAGTGGCTCGACATGTGCGAGGAGTACGGCATCAAGGTCTTCCTCGACGTGCACAGCGCCGAGGCCGACAACTCCGGCCACGTCTACCCCACGTGGTGGAAGGGCGACATCACCACCGAGAAGGTCTACGAGGGCTGGGAGTGGGCCGCGACCCGCTGGAAGGCCGACGACACGATCATCGGTGCAGACATCAAGAACGAGCCGCACGGCACCCAGGGCGACACCGAGCGCGCCAAGTGGGACGGCTCGACCGACAAGGACAACTTCAAGCACTTCGCCGAGACGGCGTCGCGCAAGATCCTCGCGATCAACCCGGACTGGCTCGTCTTCGTCGAGGGCATCGAGATCTACCCCAAGCCCGGGGTGTCGTGGTCCTCGAAGGGGCTGACGGACTACTACGGCACCTGGTGGGGCGGCAACCTGCGCGGCGTGCGGGACTTCCCCGTCGACCTGGGCGCGCACCAGGACCAGCTCGTGTACTCCCCCCACGACTACGGACCGCTCGTCTACGAGCAGCCGTGGTTCACGGGCGACTTCGACCGCGCGAGCCTCGAGCGCGACGTGTGGGACCCGAACTGGCTGTACCTGCACAAGGAGAACATCGCCCCGCTGCTCATCGGTGAGTGGGGCGGGTTCATGGACGGCGGCAAGAACGAGAAGTGGATGCTCGCGCTGCGCGACCTCATCGTCGACCGGCGCCTGAGCCACACCTTCTGGGTCCTCAACCCGAACTCCGGGGACACGGGCGGCCTGCTCGGCTACGACTGGGCCACCTGGGACGAGGAGAAGTACGCGCTGCTGAAGCCGGCGCTGTGGCAGCAGGACGGCAAGTTCGTCGGCCTCGACCACGACGTCCCCCTCGGCGGTGCGGGCAGCTCGACGGGGATCTCCCTGTCGCAGGCCCGCGGCGCGGGCCCCGGCCCGACCCCGTCCGCGAGCCCCACACCGACGACGAGCCCGACGCCGGCGGCCTCCCCCACCGCGTCGCCGAGCGTCTCGCCCACGACGTCCCCGACACCCACGTCGAGCCCGACCGCCCCGGCCGGCGCCTGCACGGTGGCGTACTCCGCGAGCACGTGGAGCTCGGGACTGTCGGGGTCGGTGCGCGTGACGAACACCGGCCGCGCGCTCACCGGCTGGAAGCTGACGTTCACGCTCCCCGCGGGAGTCCAGGTGACGCAGGGCTGGGGCGGCACGTGGACGCAGTCCGGGACGACCGTCACGGTGACCAACGCCGCGTGGAACGGCGCGCTGGCCGCGGGCGGCACGGCGGAGATCGGGTTCAACGCGACGCACGGCGGGACACCGGGCACGCCGACGGGCTTCGCGCTCGGTGGCACGTCCTGCGCGACCGCCTGA
- a CDS encoding DUF6328 family protein, with product MDRTGGDARPARPPADSSDDGRDETFIERMDRNWEELLQELRVTQTGAQILTGFLLTLPFQSRFEDLDEYQRDVYLVLVLMAALATVLIVAPVSLHRLLFRRRMKPQLVDAGHWFARAGLAALALVLTGSTMLLFDVVLSRTAGRVASGALLAVIVLAWVVLPHLIARRADPDGPGAVT from the coding sequence ATGGACCGCACCGGCGGTGACGCCCGGCCCGCACGACCGCCCGCCGACAGCTCCGACGACGGCAGGGACGAGACGTTCATCGAGCGGATGGACCGCAACTGGGAGGAGCTGCTGCAGGAGCTGCGGGTCACGCAGACCGGTGCGCAGATCCTCACGGGCTTCCTGCTGACGCTGCCGTTCCAGTCGCGCTTCGAGGACCTCGACGAGTACCAGCGCGACGTCTACCTGGTGCTGGTGCTGATGGCCGCGCTGGCGACGGTGCTCATCGTCGCGCCGGTCAGCCTGCACCGGCTGCTGTTCCGACGCCGCATGAAGCCCCAGCTGGTCGACGCCGGCCACTGGTTCGCCCGCGCCGGCCTGGCCGCGCTCGCACTGGTCCTGACGGGCTCGACGATGCTGCTGTTCGACGTCGTCCTGTCCCGCACGGCCGGGCGGGTGGCGAGCGGTGCGCTGCTGGCCGTGATCGTCCTGGCGTGGGTGGTGCTCCCCCATCTGATCGCGCGACGCGCGGACCCCGACGGTCCGGGCGCCGTGACCTGA
- a CDS encoding Ku protein: MRAIWKGAVAFGLVNVPVRLYAATGEHEVRLHQVHREDGGRIRYRKVCSVDGETVEWSDIAKGYETQDGELVVLTDEDFEQLPLATEREIEVLEFVPADQVDPIMLQKTYYLEPDKTAAKPYALLRGALEETDRVAVVKVAIRQRESMAVLRVRDKVIVLQTLLWPDEVREADFPVLDDDVTVRPQELTMASSLVESLAGDFDPSQYEDAYVAALEQLIEAKVSAGDTRAPAAPPAEEEPESGGGEVVDLLAALQRSVEKARAARGEDEEEAPAPAKRATKAKKPAAKKAADDKPPARKKPSAGDDEAAEEATSTRRRARTKAS, encoded by the coding sequence GTGCGGGCGATCTGGAAGGGCGCGGTGGCTTTCGGCCTGGTGAACGTGCCGGTGCGGCTCTACGCGGCGACGGGGGAGCACGAGGTGCGGCTGCACCAGGTGCACCGCGAGGACGGCGGGCGCATCCGCTACCGCAAGGTGTGCAGCGTCGACGGCGAGACCGTCGAGTGGTCGGACATCGCCAAGGGGTACGAGACGCAGGACGGCGAGCTCGTCGTGCTGACGGACGAGGACTTCGAGCAGCTGCCGCTGGCGACCGAGCGCGAGATCGAGGTCCTCGAGTTCGTCCCGGCCGACCAGGTCGACCCGATCATGCTGCAGAAGACGTACTACCTGGAGCCCGACAAGACCGCGGCCAAGCCGTACGCGCTGCTGCGCGGCGCCCTGGAGGAGACGGACCGCGTGGCCGTGGTGAAGGTCGCCATCCGCCAGCGCGAGTCGATGGCCGTGCTGCGCGTCCGGGACAAGGTCATCGTCCTGCAGACGCTGCTGTGGCCCGACGAGGTGCGCGAGGCCGACTTCCCCGTCCTCGACGACGACGTGACCGTGCGGCCGCAGGAGCTGACGATGGCGTCCTCGCTCGTCGAGTCCCTCGCCGGCGACTTCGACCCGTCCCAGTACGAGGACGCGTACGTCGCCGCCCTGGAGCAGCTCATCGAGGCGAAGGTGTCCGCCGGTGACACCCGGGCGCCCGCGGCGCCGCCCGCCGAGGAGGAGCCCGAGAGCGGCGGCGGCGAGGTCGTCGACCTGCTCGCGGCCCTGCAGCGGTCCGTCGAGAAGGCGCGGGCGGCACGCGGGGAGGACGAGGAGGAGGCGCCCGCGCCGGCGAAGCGGGCGACGAAGGCGAAGAAGCCCGCGGCGAAGAAGGCCGCGGACGACAAGCCGCCGGCCAGGAAGAAGCCGTCCGCCGGTGACGACGAGGCCGCCGAGGAGGCCACGAGCACGCGCCGCCGGGCCCGCACCAAGGCGTCGTGA
- the ligD gene encoding non-homologous end-joining DNA ligase codes for MSPERQTVDVGGRPVRLTHLDKVLYPATGTTKAEVMDYLVRVEPAVLRQLRDRPVTRIRWPEGVGGEKFFEKNTPRGAPAWLRHQQLPASPGSDDEGTVLDLPFIDDLAGLMWAANSGALELHTPQWTVGPRGGVRGADRLVVDLDPGPGAGLDECARVAHLVAERLRDDGLTHTVPVTSGSKGLQLYAPLPRPRSAATVREDARVLAHALAAEHPRLVVAQQRKDLRGGKVLVDWSQNHAAKTTITPWSLRGRDRPTVAAPRHWDEIGPGLRQLTADEAADRLARDGDPFDS; via the coding sequence ATGAGCCCCGAGCGCCAGACCGTGGACGTCGGTGGACGCCCCGTGCGCCTGACCCACCTGGACAAGGTCCTGTACCCCGCGACGGGCACGACCAAGGCGGAGGTCATGGACTACCTCGTCCGCGTGGAGCCGGCCGTCCTGCGCCAGCTGCGCGACCGTCCCGTCACCCGGATCCGCTGGCCCGAGGGCGTGGGCGGCGAGAAGTTCTTCGAGAAGAACACGCCGCGCGGTGCTCCGGCCTGGCTGCGGCACCAGCAGCTGCCCGCGTCGCCGGGCTCCGACGACGAGGGCACGGTCCTGGACCTGCCGTTCATCGACGACCTCGCCGGCCTGATGTGGGCGGCGAACTCGGGGGCACTCGAGCTGCACACGCCGCAGTGGACGGTGGGGCCGCGCGGTGGCGTGCGCGGCGCGGACCGGCTCGTCGTGGACCTCGACCCCGGCCCCGGCGCGGGCCTGGACGAGTGCGCGCGCGTCGCGCACCTGGTGGCCGAGCGCCTGCGCGACGACGGCCTGACGCACACCGTGCCCGTGACGTCCGGCTCGAAGGGCCTGCAGCTGTACGCGCCGCTGCCGCGGCCACGGTCGGCCGCGACCGTCCGCGAGGACGCGCGCGTGCTCGCGCACGCGCTCGCGGCCGAGCACCCGCGCCTCGTCGTCGCCCAGCAGCGCAAGGACCTGCGGGGCGGCAAGGTCCTGGTCGACTGGTCGCAGAACCACGCCGCGAAGACGACGATCACGCCCTGGTCGCTGCGAGGGCGCGACCGTCCGACCGTCGCCGCACCGCGGCACTGGGACGAGATCGGGCCGGGTCTGCGGCAGCTGACGGCCGACGAGGCGGCGGACCGTCTGGCACGCGACGGCGACCCTTTCGACTCCTGA
- a CDS encoding HU family DNA-binding protein, with the protein MSVNRTELVQAVAAKAGLTNADTDKALKALQEVVVEELAAGGSVSIPGFLAVARADRAARTGVNPQTGEKLEIPAGHRVKITAGSALKRAVQG; encoded by the coding sequence GTGAGCGTCAACCGCACCGAGCTCGTCCAGGCCGTCGCCGCCAAGGCCGGGCTCACCAACGCCGACACCGACAAGGCCCTCAAGGCCCTGCAGGAGGTCGTCGTCGAGGAGCTCGCCGCCGGTGGCAGCGTGTCGATCCCCGGCTTCCTGGCCGTGGCGCGTGCCGACCGTGCCGCGCGGACCGGCGTCAACCCCCAGACGGGCGAGAAGCTGGAGATCCCCGCCGGCCACCGCGTGAAGATCACGGCGGGCAGCGCCCTCAAGCGCGCCGTCCAGGGCTGA
- a CDS encoding glycoside hydrolase family 6 protein, translating into MSTHGNRTAGRRWRAVATAATATALVAVPLTLTSTTATAAEAHVDNPYAGAKQYVNPTWAATVESAATRAGDPALAAQMRTVAQQPTAVWMDRISAIAGNADGNGLKFHLDEALKQKTGSTPLVFNLVIYNLPGRDCYALASNGELPATDAGLARYKTEYIDPIVDMLSDPKYGDIRIAATIEPDSLPNLITNSSEAACQQSAPYYREGVKYALDELKTMSNVYTYIDAAHSGWLGWDSNAAPAAKLFADVAKTTRLGFASIDGFVTNTANSTPLAEPFLTDPNKQVGSGQVRSAKFYEWNPDFGELAWTAHLHSLLVAEGFPASTGMLIDTSRNGWGGPNRPTAVSTSTNLDTYVDESRIDRRVHRGAWCNPLGAGIGELPQATPAGAPAASHLDAYVWIKPPGESDGASKEIPNDQGKSFDRMCDPTYVSSKLSNQLTGATPDAPLAGQWFEAQFVTLVKNAYPVIGSGPNPSPTPTVSPTPTVSPTPTVSPSPTVSPTPTVSPTPTVSPTPTVNPGASCSVKYTANSWNSGFTASVKVTNTGSSALSSWSLKFAFANGQTVQQGWSATWSQSGSTVTAANAAWNGSLAAGGSVDIGFNGAHSGTNTAPTSFTLNGATCTVG; encoded by the coding sequence GTGTCCACACACGGCAATCGAACGGCCGGACGGCGCTGGCGCGCCGTCGCGACCGCCGCGACGGCAACGGCGCTCGTCGCAGTGCCGCTGACGCTGACCAGCACGACCGCGACCGCGGCCGAGGCCCACGTCGACAACCCCTACGCCGGCGCCAAGCAGTACGTGAACCCCACCTGGGCAGCGACGGTTGAGAGCGCTGCCACACGTGCCGGCGACCCCGCCCTCGCCGCGCAGATGCGCACCGTCGCGCAGCAGCCGACGGCGGTGTGGATGGACCGCATCAGCGCGATCGCCGGCAACGCCGACGGCAACGGCCTGAAGTTCCACCTGGACGAGGCGCTCAAGCAGAAGACCGGCAGCACGCCGCTGGTCTTCAACCTCGTCATCTACAACCTGCCCGGGCGCGACTGCTACGCCCTCGCGTCCAACGGCGAGCTCCCCGCGACCGACGCCGGCCTCGCCCGCTACAAGACCGAGTACATCGACCCCATCGTCGACATGCTCTCCGACCCCAAGTACGGGGACATCCGGATCGCGGCGACGATCGAGCCCGACTCGCTGCCGAACCTCATCACCAACAGCTCGGAGGCCGCCTGCCAGCAGTCGGCGCCGTACTACCGCGAGGGCGTCAAGTACGCGCTCGACGAGCTGAAGACGATGTCGAACGTCTACACCTACATCGACGCCGCCCACTCCGGCTGGCTCGGCTGGGACAGCAACGCCGCCCCCGCCGCCAAGCTGTTCGCCGACGTCGCCAAGACCACCCGGCTCGGGTTCGCGTCCATCGACGGGTTCGTCACCAACACGGCCAACAGCACGCCGCTGGCCGAGCCGTTCCTCACCGACCCGAACAAGCAGGTCGGCAGCGGCCAGGTCCGCTCCGCGAAGTTCTACGAGTGGAACCCGGACTTCGGTGAGCTGGCCTGGACGGCGCACCTGCACAGCCTGCTCGTCGCCGAGGGCTTCCCGGCCTCGACCGGCATGCTGATCGACACGTCCCGCAACGGCTGGGGCGGCCCCAACCGTCCGACGGCGGTCTCCACGAGCACCAACCTGGACACCTACGTCGACGAGTCGCGCATCGACCGTCGCGTGCACCGCGGCGCCTGGTGCAACCCGCTCGGAGCCGGCATCGGCGAGCTCCCCCAGGCGACCCCGGCCGGCGCACCTGCCGCGTCGCACCTCGACGCCTACGTCTGGATCAAGCCGCCGGGCGAGTCCGACGGCGCGTCCAAGGAGATCCCGAACGATCAGGGCAAGAGCTTCGACCGCATGTGCGACCCGACCTACGTGTCGTCCAAGCTGTCCAACCAGCTGACCGGCGCCACGCCGGACGCTCCGCTGGCCGGCCAGTGGTTCGAGGCCCAGTTCGTGACGCTCGTCAAGAACGCGTACCCGGTCATCGGCTCGGGCCCGAACCCGTCCCCGACGCCGACGGTGAGCCCGACCCCGACCGTCAGCCCGACCCCGACCGTCAGCCCGTCCCCGACGGTCAGCCCCACGCCGACCGTCAGCCCGACCCCGACGGTCAGCCCCACCCCGACGGTGAACCCCGGCGCCTCCTGCTCCGTGAAGTACACGGCGAACAGCTGGAACTCCGGCTTCACCGCCTCGGTGAAGGTCACCAACACCGGCAGCTCGGCGCTCAGCAGCTGGTCGCTGAAGTTCGCGTTCGCGAACGGCCAGACGGTCCAGCAGGGCTGGAGCGCGACCTGGTCGCAGTCGGGCAGCACCGTGACGGCCGCGAACGCGGCCTGGAACGGCTCGCTGGCCGCGGGCGGCTCGGTGGACATCGGCTTCAACGGTGCGCACTCGGGCACCAACACCGCGCCGACGTCCTTCACGCTCAACGGCGCCACGTGCACCGTGGGCTGA
- the ligD gene encoding non-homologous end-joining DNA ligase: MEPMLATPAPAPGRLPRGTGWVYEVKWDGVRVLADVHGGRVRLTSRNERDVTPAYPELDGLAALGDVLLDGEVVLLDAGKPSFAALAERMHVRDPRRAGALAAARPVTYLVFDVLRLDGEDLTGRPFAERRAALDTLVLPEHVQVSPLYDDGDDLWQVTAAHGLEGVVAKRRESPYRAGRRSADWVKSAHRRSRTAVVGGWRPESTGTGRLGALLLGAPDASGGLRYLGRAGSGLGGPAARTMRDLLEEHGRSASPFVDDVPAVDARGTVWVDPVVLVDTLYLVRTPSGRLRQPVVRGVRTDTTADPWEQP; encoded by the coding sequence GTGGAGCCCATGCTCGCCACCCCTGCGCCCGCACCGGGTCGGCTGCCGCGCGGGACCGGATGGGTGTACGAGGTCAAGTGGGACGGCGTCCGGGTCCTGGCCGACGTGCACGGCGGGCGCGTGCGACTGACGAGCCGCAACGAGCGGGACGTCACACCCGCGTACCCCGAGCTCGACGGCCTGGCCGCCCTCGGGGACGTGCTCCTGGACGGCGAGGTGGTCCTGCTGGACGCCGGGAAGCCGTCGTTCGCGGCGCTCGCGGAGCGGATGCACGTCCGGGACCCGCGCCGCGCCGGCGCGCTGGCCGCGGCCCGTCCGGTGACCTACCTGGTGTTCGACGTGCTGCGCCTCGACGGCGAGGACCTGACGGGTCGCCCCTTCGCGGAGCGCCGCGCCGCCCTCGACACGCTCGTGCTGCCGGAGCACGTGCAGGTCTCGCCGCTGTACGACGACGGCGACGACCTGTGGCAGGTGACCGCGGCCCACGGGCTGGAGGGGGTCGTCGCCAAGCGCCGGGAGTCCCCCTACCGGGCGGGTCGGCGCTCGGCCGACTGGGTGAAGTCGGCCCACCGCCGCAGCCGCACCGCGGTCGTCGGGGGGTGGCGCCCGGAGTCGACCGGCACCGGACGCCTGGGGGCGCTGCTGCTGGGGGCGCCCGACGCGTCGGGCGGGCTGCGCTACCTGGGACGGGCGGGCTCGGGCCTCGGCGGCCCCGCCGCCCGCACGATGCGCGACCTCCTCGAGGAGCACGGGCGCTCGGCCAGCCCGTTCGTCGACGACGTGCCCGCCGTGGACGCGCGTGGCACGGTCTGGGTGGACCCCGTCGTCCTGGTCGACACGCTGTACCTGGTGCGGACGCCGAGCGGGCGGCTGCGTCAGCCCGTGGTCCGCGGTGTGCGCACCGACACGACGGCCGACCCGTGGGAGCAGCCGTGA
- a CDS encoding threonine aldolase family protein, giving the protein MTDPQPTAVRHFASDNYAGVHPEVLAAVAAANVGHVPAYGDDPWTERLQEVVRDQLGDGATAYPVINGTGANVVALQAMLPRWGAVVCTDVAHVNTDENGAPERVGGLKLLTVPAPDGRLTPELVARQARGFGDVHRAQPGVVSLTQATELGTVYTPDAVRELCDQAHALGMRVHMDGSRLANAAAHLDLPLRALTTDCGVDVLSLGGTKNGLLLGEAVVVLDPAAVDGVEYLRKADMQLASKMRFVSAQLVALYEGDLWLRSARRANAMAARLRAGLDALGLDITLPTEANGVFVRLPPQVAAELRRRWRFYDWDVSDGTVRLMCAFDTTEQDVDDLLEALRTAGA; this is encoded by the coding sequence GTGACCGACCCGCAGCCCACCGCCGTCCGCCACTTCGCCTCCGACAACTACGCCGGCGTGCACCCCGAGGTGCTGGCCGCCGTCGCCGCGGCCAACGTGGGGCACGTGCCCGCGTACGGGGACGACCCGTGGACCGAACGCCTGCAGGAGGTCGTGCGCGACCAGCTCGGCGACGGTGCGACGGCGTACCCCGTCATCAACGGCACGGGTGCCAACGTGGTCGCCCTGCAGGCGATGCTCCCGCGCTGGGGAGCGGTGGTCTGCACCGACGTGGCGCACGTCAACACCGACGAGAACGGGGCCCCCGAGCGCGTCGGCGGGCTGAAGCTGCTGACCGTCCCGGCCCCCGACGGCCGGCTGACGCCCGAGCTCGTGGCGCGGCAGGCCCGGGGCTTCGGCGACGTCCACCGGGCCCAGCCCGGTGTCGTGTCCCTCACCCAGGCCACCGAGCTGGGGACCGTCTACACGCCGGACGCCGTGCGCGAGCTCTGCGACCAGGCGCACGCGCTCGGGATGCGCGTGCACATGGACGGGTCGCGGCTGGCCAACGCCGCCGCCCACCTGGACCTGCCGCTGCGTGCGCTGACGACCGACTGCGGGGTCGACGTGCTGTCGCTCGGCGGGACGAAGAACGGCCTGCTCCTCGGCGAGGCCGTGGTCGTCCTCGACCCCGCGGCCGTCGACGGGGTGGAGTACCTGCGCAAGGCCGACATGCAGCTCGCCTCGAAGATGCGGTTCGTCTCGGCGCAGCTCGTCGCGCTGTACGAGGGCGACCTGTGGCTGCGGTCGGCCCGGCGCGCGAACGCGATGGCAGCACGCCTGCGTGCCGGGCTGGACGCCCTCGGCCTGGACATCACCCTGCCGACCGAGGCGAACGGGGTGTTCGTCCGGCTGCCCCCGCAGGTGGCGGCCGAGCTGCGCCGGCGCTGGCGGTTCTACGACTGGGACGTCTCCGACGGCACCGTGCGCCTCATGTGCGCGTTCGACACCACCGAGCAGGACGTCGACGACCTGCTCGAGGCGCTGCGCACCGCCGGCGCCTGA
- a CDS encoding PHP domain-containing protein — protein MSAEEDQDRAVATLRRIAFLLERAQATSYRSEAYRAAARTVEREDGRRLRTLAAAGALSDLPAVGARTAEVVSRALAGRPVPTLDELEDEAAAQDATLSPAAAALHAALRGDLHSHTDASDGAAPVQEMVLAELELGRDYLAVTDHSPRLTVAHGLSAARLRAQLDQLAALGPAVAPFRVLCGIEVDILEDGTLDQDPDLLDRLDVVVASVHSQLRMDRAAMTRRMVAAVRDPDTDVLGHCTGRRVLGKQRPASEFDARAVFDACAEHGVAVEINCRPDRLDPPHDLLQVAVDAGCDFSIDSDAHAPGQLDWLRTGCERAAAHGIGADRVLNTRPASQVARRGKG, from the coding sequence GTGAGCGCGGAGGAGGACCAGGACCGCGCGGTCGCGACCCTGCGGCGCATCGCCTTCCTCCTCGAGCGTGCCCAGGCCACGAGCTACCGCAGCGAGGCCTACCGGGCGGCCGCGCGGACCGTCGAGCGCGAGGACGGCCGACGGCTGCGCACGCTGGCCGCCGCGGGCGCGCTGAGCGACCTGCCGGCCGTCGGGGCCAGGACCGCCGAGGTGGTGAGCCGCGCGCTCGCCGGCCGGCCGGTGCCCACCCTGGACGAGCTGGAGGACGAGGCGGCGGCGCAGGACGCGACGCTGTCACCGGCGGCGGCCGCGCTGCACGCCGCGCTGCGCGGCGACCTGCACAGCCACACCGACGCGAGCGACGGCGCGGCGCCGGTGCAGGAGATGGTGCTCGCCGAGCTCGAGCTGGGCCGGGACTACCTGGCGGTGACCGACCACTCGCCCCGCCTGACGGTGGCCCACGGGCTGTCCGCCGCGCGCCTGCGGGCCCAGCTCGACCAGCTGGCCGCGCTGGGGCCGGCGGTCGCCCCGTTCCGGGTCCTGTGCGGCATCGAGGTGGACATCCTGGAGGACGGCACCCTCGACCAGGACCCGGACCTGCTCGACCGGCTCGACGTCGTCGTGGCGTCGGTGCACTCCCAGCTGCGGATGGACCGGGCCGCGATGACGCGACGGATGGTCGCGGCCGTCCGGGACCCCGACACCGACGTCCTCGGCCACTGCACGGGCCGTCGGGTGCTCGGCAAGCAGCGGCCCGCGAGCGAGTTCGACGCGCGCGCCGTGTTCGACGCGTGCGCCGAGCACGGCGTGGCCGTCGAGATCAACTGCCGCCCGGACCGCCTGGACCCCCCGCACGACCTGCTCCAGGTCGCCGTCGACGCCGGGTGCGACTTCTCCATCGACTCGGACGCGCACGCGCCCGGGCAGCTCGACTGGCTGCGCACCGGGTGCGAGCGCGCGGCCGCCCACGGCATCGGGGCCGACCGGGTGCTCAACACGCGCCCTGCGTCGCAGGTAGCACGCCGTGGGAAGGGGTGA